In Sphaeramia orbicularis chromosome 15, fSphaOr1.1, whole genome shotgun sequence, a single genomic region encodes these proteins:
- the atoh7 gene encoding transcription factor atoh7, with amino-acid sequence MKSRRPSCTDSGSESSSEPDSKSPEKFETATRRRMAANARERKRMQGLNTAFDRLRKVVPQWGQDKKLSKYETLQMALSYIMALNRILTDTRRHSAPHRQWLDLQFDCVQPENYAMSEQDYIHSFSYQFDGHQVHV; translated from the coding sequence ATGAAGTCCCGTCGACCCAGCTGCACTGACTCTGGATCTGAATCCTCCTCGGAACCAGACTCTAAAAGTCCTGAGAAGTTCGAGACGGCCACAAGGCGCCGGATGGCAGCCAACGCCCGTGAGCGGAAGCGGATGCAGGGTTTGAACACTGCCTTTGACCGGCTGCGTAAAGTGGTCCCTCAGTGGGGTCAGGACAAAAAACTGTCCAAGTACGAGACCCTGCAGATGGCCCTGAGCTACATCATGGCCCTGAACCGGATCCTGACGGACACCCGGAGGCACAGCGCTCCTCACAGACAGTGGCTGGACCTGCAGTTTGACTGCGTTCAGCCTGAGAACTACGCCATGTCTGAACAGGACTACATCCACTCGTTCTCTTACCAGTTCGACGGACACCAGGTCCACGTTTAG